Proteins found in one Vagococcus carniphilus genomic segment:
- a CDS encoding sirohydrochlorin cobaltochelatase yields the protein MKKALIVVSFGTSYKETREKTIEAVEKRMAERFPECDVFRAFTSNMVIKKIKENEGVKIPTVNQLMIELKEKGYKEVFMQPLHVINGSEYSKAFHQAQHFKNDFDVIKVGKPLMTEFEDYEEIVEWLRDLAQPLKENEAVVLMGHGTHHAAFTAYACLDHMLYKDPVYICAVESYPGVDTVVEKLKEANIEKVYLHPFMLVAGDHATNDMASDEEDSWKSQLTKEGFVVEPILKGMGEYPKIQNMFLAHAEKVIEGGE from the coding sequence ATGAAAAAAGCATTAATCGTAGTAAGTTTTGGAACAAGTTACAAAGAAACAAGAGAAAAAACAATCGAAGCTGTTGAAAAAAGAATGGCAGAAAGATTCCCTGAATGTGATGTCTTTAGAGCTTTCACATCTAACATGGTTATCAAAAAAATTAAAGAAAATGAAGGCGTTAAAATTCCGACTGTTAATCAGTTAATGATTGAATTAAAAGAAAAAGGTTACAAAGAAGTATTTATGCAACCTTTACACGTGATTAATGGTAGTGAATATTCAAAAGCTTTCCATCAAGCGCAACACTTTAAAAATGATTTTGATGTGATTAAAGTTGGAAAACCTTTAATGACTGAATTTGAAGATTATGAAGAAATTGTTGAATGGTTACGTGATTTAGCACAACCATTAAAAGAAAATGAAGCAGTTGTTTTAATGGGACACGGCACACATCATGCAGCATTTACTGCATATGCTTGTCTTGACCATATGCTATATAAAGACCCAGTTTATATCTGTGCAGTAGAAAGTTACCCAGGTGTAGATACAGTGGTTGAAAAATTAAAAGAAGCAAACATTGAAAAAGTCTACTTACATCCATTTATGTTAGTAGCAGGAGACCATGCAACAAATGATATGGCCTCAGATGAAGAGGATTCTTGGAAATCACAATTAACTAAGGAAGGTTTTGTGGTTGAACCAATTCTTAAAGGAATGGGAGAATATCCTAAAATCCAAAATATGTTTTTAGCACATGCTGAAAAAGTTATTGAAGGTGGTGAATAA
- the cobK gene encoding precorrin-6A reductase, with amino-acid sequence MILVLGGTSDSLKIAETLEGSGYDVCFSVVTDYGEQLAEKKVKKITKGRMDQEQMKQFVLDHNVSLILDGTHPFAAIVSKTAIAASKEAGVAYVRYERPRVNLEHAVKVSSNEEACQWVNENISGTIYLTTGSKTLKFFRDNVSFEDIVARILPTAEVLIETEKLGFQAHQIEGIKGPFSVEMNKALMTKNGAKVMITKESGIAGGILEKIEACHQMGIPCVVIAREDIDYPKLFNDTAELYKCLEEYK; translated from the coding sequence ATGATTTTAGTTTTAGGTGGCACATCTGATAGTTTAAAAATTGCTGAAACGCTTGAAGGCAGTGGCTACGATGTTTGTTTCTCAGTTGTTACTGATTATGGAGAGCAATTAGCTGAAAAAAAAGTAAAAAAAATAACTAAGGGACGTATGGATCAAGAACAAATGAAGCAATTTGTTCTTGACCATAACGTGTCACTTATTCTAGACGGAACACATCCATTTGCAGCTATCGTATCAAAAACAGCAATTGCTGCTTCAAAAGAAGCCGGTGTAGCTTATGTTCGATATGAAAGACCTCGTGTGAATTTAGAACATGCGGTAAAAGTTTCTAGTAATGAAGAAGCTTGCCAGTGGGTAAATGAAAATATCTCTGGAACGATTTATCTAACAACTGGAAGTAAAACGCTGAAGTTTTTCAGAGATAACGTTTCTTTTGAAGATATTGTTGCTCGTATTTTACCAACGGCTGAAGTGCTAATTGAAACTGAAAAATTAGGCTTTCAAGCTCATCAAATTGAAGGAATCAAAGGTCCTTTTTCAGTTGAAATGAATAAGGCATTGATGACTAAAAACGGTGCTAAAGTGATGATCACAAAAGAAAGTGGTATCGCTGGCGGTATTTTAGAAAAAATTGAAGCATGTCATCAAATGGGAATTCCTTGTGTAGTAATCGCAAGAGAGGATATTGATTATCCAAAACTCTTTAATGATACAGCGGAACTTTATAAATGCTTGGAGGAATATAAGTGA
- a CDS encoding cobalt-factor II C(20)-methyltransferase, protein MAKFYGIGTGPGDSELLTVKGKKTLEMIDCLYTPEPKKKGKSLALSIVSPYLPETLEIKQRHFPMVNDLSEKENAWNDIANEILEEVKAGKNVGFITLGDPMVYSTYSYLLERLSDHIETETIPGISSFCSMSNALQIPLVMDEETYSVVPATASENVINTALETFSTVIIMKVSIELPKIKKLLEEKGLLASSVLISNASMEDEKIIMGLEDLDETERISYFSTIIVYKTRKI, encoded by the coding sequence ATGGCTAAATTTTATGGAATCGGAACAGGGCCTGGTGATTCAGAACTTTTGACCGTCAAAGGTAAAAAAACTTTAGAGATGATTGATTGTCTGTATACACCAGAACCAAAGAAAAAAGGGAAGAGTTTGGCATTATCAATCGTTTCTCCTTATTTACCCGAAACATTAGAAATCAAGCAACGTCATTTTCCAATGGTCAATGATTTATCTGAAAAAGAGAATGCTTGGAATGATATTGCAAATGAAATCTTAGAGGAAGTTAAAGCTGGCAAAAACGTTGGTTTTATAACTTTAGGAGATCCTATGGTGTATAGCACTTATAGTTATTTACTAGAAAGATTATCAGATCATATTGAAACGGAAACAATTCCTGGCATTTCTTCATTCTGTAGTATGTCAAATGCTTTACAGATTCCTCTTGTCATGGATGAAGAAACCTATTCAGTTGTTCCAGCAACCGCAAGTGAAAATGTTATAAACACAGCTTTAGAAACTTTTTCTACAGTCATTATTATGAAAGTATCAATTGAACTTCCAAAAATCAAAAAATTATTGGAAGAAAAAGGTTTATTAGCTTCTTCTGTATTAATTAGTAATGCATCAATGGAAGATGAAAAAATAATAATGGGCTTAGAAGACCTTGATGAAACTGAGCGAATTTCATATTTTTCAACAATTATTGTCTATAAAACAAGAAAAATATAA
- the cobA gene encoding uroporphyrinogen-III C-methyltransferase, producing MRGQITLIGAGPGEPELLTVKAVRKLQEADAVFYDRLINQDLLNYCSDECELIDVGKKPKHHKVPQSEIENLIIEKAKEGKRVVRLKSGDPYVFGRGGEEGKRIIEEELIFEVIPGITSAIGGLAYAGIPITHRDFASSFHVITGHLKSEDNQLDWDVLAKTEGTLVFLMGMSELQTITSELMKHEKNKETPVAIVRWATRKDQKTVTGTLETICQIAEEEKMTSPSLIVMGDVVTQRDYLNFYESRPLFGKRIVLPHTCKKNMYHRLIDAGASVFELPKLIKKEMTDIFSLENKERLVFLDADSVSFFVGKLQEMNQDIRQLQHVDFVTIGHHTELAVKKLGILPIETYAVLSDYQLEKDNLEKTLFIGEKSYVNQLEQLNPTIDSYVPFEVTSPVIPENEFSEADYFFLPSSKAAHYFLKDLGKENKDMLKNKKIIVMGAITAKIFETQEIPVIQSENPSFESVLDKIIEEEM from the coding sequence GTGAGAGGTCAAATAACATTAATTGGCGCAGGACCTGGTGAACCAGAGTTACTAACAGTCAAAGCTGTCAGAAAATTACAAGAAGCAGATGCTGTTTTTTATGACCGATTAATCAATCAAGATTTACTTAATTATTGTTCTGATGAGTGTGAATTAATTGATGTGGGTAAAAAACCTAAACATCATAAAGTCCCACAATCAGAAATTGAAAATTTAATTATTGAAAAAGCCAAGGAAGGAAAAAGAGTTGTTCGCTTAAAAAGTGGCGACCCTTATGTCTTTGGTCGTGGTGGTGAAGAAGGCAAGAGAATCATTGAAGAAGAGTTAATCTTTGAAGTGATTCCTGGTATTACTTCTGCTATTGGAGGTCTGGCTTATGCGGGAATTCCAATTACTCATCGTGATTTTGCTTCAAGTTTTCATGTGATTACAGGTCATTTGAAATCTGAAGATAATCAATTGGATTGGGATGTTTTAGCTAAGACAGAAGGAACATTAGTTTTTTTAATGGGAATGTCTGAACTCCAAACAATTACGTCAGAATTAATGAAACATGAAAAAAATAAAGAAACACCAGTAGCGATTGTTCGTTGGGCAACTAGAAAAGATCAAAAAACAGTTACAGGAACACTTGAAACTATCTGTCAAATTGCTGAAGAAGAAAAAATGACTTCACCAAGTTTGATTGTTATGGGTGATGTCGTAACTCAAAGAGATTATTTGAACTTTTACGAAAGTAGACCGCTATTTGGCAAACGAATCGTTTTACCACATACATGTAAGAAAAATATGTATCATCGTTTAATTGATGCGGGAGCTTCAGTTTTTGAATTACCTAAATTAATTAAAAAGGAAATGACTGATATATTTTCTTTAGAAAATAAAGAAAGATTAGTGTTCCTAGATGCTGATAGTGTGTCATTTTTTGTTGGTAAGTTGCAAGAGATGAATCAAGATATCCGTCAATTACAACATGTGGATTTTGTCACAATAGGTCATCACACAGAACTAGCTGTAAAAAAATTAGGGATACTACCAATAGAAACATACGCTGTTTTAAGTGACTATCAACTTGAAAAAGATAACTTAGAAAAAACGTTATTTATCGGTGAGAAGAGCTATGTGAATCAATTGGAACAACTAAATCCAACTATTGATTCTTATGTGCCTTTTGAAGTAACTTCACCAGTCATTCCAGAAAATGAATTTTCAGAAGCTGACTATTTCTTTTTACCAAGTTCTAAGGCAGCTCACTATTTCCTTAAAGACTTAGGAAAAGAAAATAAAGATATGCTTAAAAATAAAAAAATCATTGTGATGGGTGCTATTACAGCTAAGATTTTTGAAACACAAGAAATACCAGTTATTCAATCTGAAAACCCAAGCTTTGAGAGTGTATTGGACAAAATTATTGAGGAGGAAATGTAA
- the cbiQ gene encoding cobalt ECF transporter T component CbiQ → MLLIDKIAYESKLRDVSPVAKSICYLLLLVYMFALPPIFQMIGIIVIGIATIYTAQISVRRYLKWLLVPLPFLLVSFITIILTISNSKSELIFSAHLFGRYIGANEASLMMGYKLFFRSFGCLACTYFYSMSVPFNQILLVLRKCHLPSYLIEITMLMYRFIFILLDEMLLIHQSQNIRFGYQTLRTSYQSLGLLFRVLFVQSMARYKQMMIALEMKFFNGDFPLD, encoded by the coding sequence ATGTTATTGATTGATAAGATTGCTTATGAAAGTAAATTAAGGGATGTTTCACCAGTTGCTAAGTCAATTTGCTATCTGCTTTTGCTTGTTTATATGTTTGCTCTGCCGCCTATTTTTCAAATGATAGGTATTATAGTTATCGGAATTGCAACCATTTATACGGCACAAATATCAGTTAGACGATACTTAAAGTGGTTATTAGTTCCATTACCTTTTTTACTAGTTAGTTTCATAACAATTATTTTAACAATATCAAACTCAAAAAGTGAGCTGATTTTTTCAGCTCACTTATTTGGGAGATATATTGGAGCTAATGAAGCCTCTTTAATGATGGGATATAAACTCTTTTTTAGGTCGTTTGGTTGTTTAGCTTGTACCTATTTTTATTCAATGAGTGTGCCTTTCAATCAAATTTTACTGGTATTGAGAAAGTGTCATCTGCCAAGCTACTTAATTGAAATTACTATGTTGATGTATCGTTTTATTTTTATTTTACTGGATGAGATGCTTCTAATTCATCAGTCTCAAAACATTCGATTTGGTTATCAAACGTTAAGAACAAGTTATCAATCTCTTGGATTATTATTTAGAGTGTTATTTGTTCAAAGTATGGCTAGGTATAAACAAATGATGATAGCTCTTGAGATGAAGTTTTTTAATGGCGATTTTCCTCTAGATTGA
- a CDS encoding cobalt-precorrin 5A hydrolase yields the protein MEQKIAVLTLTKGSYELGKKIKHHLNDTSVDLYGLEKNIENESESYKEQQFKLGFKELFETYDALICIMATGIVVRHLAPLIQDKRYDPAVVVMDEKGQFAISLLSGHIGGGNELTEKLAQVMNAQAVITTATDVQNVTAIDVMAKKINGWYDDFKKTTKHINYLLATHKKVGLYDEDNRVTDLRGLEKITQLTSEVTNSFEAVIVVSTKQFDKLPSNCYQVVPKEFILGMGAKRDTPLSTISEEFKVFSQMHQIHERSIKQIVSIDLKKNEKGIIEFSQELEVPFDTYTKEELEPSSLKYPQSEFVKSIVGIGNVAVSSADYATGGNVLTERYGHNGVTFALGKE from the coding sequence ATGGAGCAAAAAATTGCTGTTTTAACACTTACCAAAGGAAGTTATGAACTTGGTAAAAAAATTAAACATCATTTGAATGACACTTCAGTAGATTTATACGGGCTAGAAAAAAATATTGAGAATGAATCAGAAAGTTATAAAGAACAACAGTTTAAATTAGGATTTAAGGAGTTGTTTGAAACTTATGATGCGTTAATTTGTATTATGGCAACGGGAATTGTGGTAAGACATTTAGCTCCGTTAATTCAAGATAAACGCTATGATCCAGCAGTTGTTGTCATGGATGAAAAAGGACAATTTGCGATTAGTTTATTGTCTGGACATATCGGTGGTGGTAATGAATTGACTGAAAAATTAGCTCAGGTGATGAATGCTCAGGCAGTTATTACAACTGCAACGGATGTTCAAAATGTGACAGCAATTGATGTGATGGCAAAAAAAATAAATGGATGGTATGACGATTTTAAAAAGACAACTAAACATATCAACTACTTATTAGCGACTCATAAAAAAGTTGGTTTATATGATGAAGATAATCGGGTAACCGACTTAAGAGGTTTGGAAAAAATCACCCAATTAACGAGTGAGGTAACGAATAGTTTTGAAGCAGTCATTGTGGTTTCAACTAAACAGTTTGACAAACTTCCAAGTAATTGCTATCAAGTGGTTCCTAAAGAGTTTATTTTAGGAATGGGCGCTAAAAGAGATACGCCTTTGTCAACGATCAGTGAAGAGTTTAAAGTTTTTAGCCAGATGCATCAAATTCATGAACGAAGTATTAAACAAATTGTAAGCATAGATTTAAAGAAGAATGAAAAAGGGATTATCGAATTTTCTCAAGAGCTAGAAGTTCCTTTTGATACATATACTAAAGAAGAGTTAGAACCATCATCATTGAAATATCCTCAATCTGAGTTTGTTAAATCCATTGTTGGAATTGGTAATGTTGCAGTATCATCAGCAGATTACGCAACAGGTGGTAATGTCTTAACAGAAAGATATGGGCATAATGGTGTGACGTTCGCATTAGGAAAGGAATGA
- a CDS encoding cobalt-precorrin-7 (C(5))-methyltransferase, producing MITVTGIGPGETSLLLNRVLEEINQSDIVIGSSRQLEIVPEEFQGEKKVLPKKLSELEIFLTSNMEKRIVVLASGEPLLYGIGNWMTAKFDKQDVRIIPGISSMQYMFSQLKLSMNDTFFTSSHGKEPNYDVILLLPKVALVTDSKIGPYQLAEEIKKRGLKRTIFIGENLSYPEERIRKFNESNVPDEAFNMNVVVLLDEG from the coding sequence ATGATTACTGTTACAGGAATCGGACCAGGAGAGACGTCTCTATTGCTCAATCGTGTATTGGAAGAAATTAATCAATCAGATATTGTGATAGGAAGCAGTCGTCAATTAGAAATAGTTCCGGAAGAGTTTCAAGGTGAAAAAAAAGTTTTACCTAAAAAATTAAGTGAATTGGAAATCTTTTTAACGTCTAATATGGAAAAAAGAATCGTTGTATTAGCGTCAGGAGAGCCACTTCTTTACGGAATAGGTAATTGGATGACCGCAAAGTTTGATAAACAAGATGTGCGTATTATTCCAGGTATTAGTTCAATGCAATATATGTTTAGTCAATTAAAACTCTCCATGAATGACACTTTTTTTACAAGTAGTCATGGAAAAGAGCCAAACTATGATGTGATTCTTTTGTTACCAAAAGTTGCTTTAGTAACAGATAGTAAAATTGGACCATATCAATTAGCAGAGGAAATAAAGAAACGCGGACTAAAGCGTACAATTTTTATTGGGGAGAATTTAAGTTATCCCGAGGAACGCATTAGAAAATTTAATGAGTCCAATGTGCCAGATGAAGCGTTTAATATGAATGTGGTGGTGTTATTAGATGAAGGATAG
- a CDS encoding cobalt-precorrin-4 methyltransferase translates to MVKVHFVGAGPGATDLITLKGYRLLQEAGMVIYAGSLVNPELLTYCNEDCEILDSASMTLKEIIDAMERGIKAGKEVVRLQTGDFSIYGSIREQIEEMNKRDLPFTCTPGVSSFLGAASSLGAEYTVPEVSQSVIITRMAGRTPVPDRESIRSYAQHRTSMVIFLSVQSVDKVVEELVAGGYPETTPAAVIFKATWPEEKKVVGTLENIADKVNEADITKTALIMVGDFLGEEFYYSKLYDAEFQHEFRDAE, encoded by the coding sequence ATGGTTAAAGTACATTTTGTCGGAGCAGGTCCAGGAGCAACAGATTTGATTACATTAAAAGGGTATCGTTTATTACAAGAGGCTGGCATGGTTATTTATGCAGGCTCATTAGTAAACCCAGAATTATTAACTTATTGTAACGAAGATTGCGAAATTCTAGATAGTGCCTCAATGACGTTAAAAGAAATTATTGATGCAATGGAGCGCGGTATTAAAGCTGGTAAAGAAGTTGTCCGCCTTCAAACAGGAGATTTCTCAATTTATGGATCTATTCGTGAGCAAATTGAAGAGATGAATAAACGTGATTTACCATTTACTTGTACACCAGGTGTTAGTTCATTCCTAGGTGCAGCGTCAAGTTTAGGTGCTGAATATACTGTACCAGAAGTTTCTCAAAGTGTGATTATTACTCGAATGGCTGGTAGAACACCAGTACCAGATAGAGAAAGCATTCGTTCTTACGCACAACATAGAACATCAATGGTTATTTTCTTATCAGTTCAATCAGTTGATAAAGTGGTTGAGGAGCTTGTTGCAGGTGGCTATCCTGAAACAACACCAGCTGCAGTTATCTTTAAAGCAACATGGCCAGAAGAGAAAAAAGTGGTTGGCACATTAGAAAATATTGCGGATAAAGTTAATGAAGCTGATATTACTAAAACTGCTTTAATCATGGTTGGAGATTTCTTAGGAGAAGAATTTTATTATTCAAAATTATATGATGCAGAATTCCAACATGAATTTCGTGATGCAGAGTAA
- a CDS encoding energy-coupling factor ABC transporter permease, which translates to MKKLMKKLAMGLVLVAMLVTILPQEAHAMHIMEGFLPVGWSIFWYVAFAPFFIYGLMQMKKIVQADKQNKVLLALSGALIFVLSALKIPSVTGSTSHPTGVGLGTAIFGPAVISVLGTICLLFQALFLAHGGITTLGANAFSMAVVGPFVGYGVYQLCKKMNTSKSVSLFMCAFIADIATYLMTSIQLGIVFPDPSTGIMGAVVKFMGVFLFTQIPIGIAEGLLTVVIYNLLTSSLKEQGGILR; encoded by the coding sequence ATGAAAAAATTAATGAAAAAGTTAGCAATGGGACTAGTTCTTGTTGCCATGTTAGTAACGATATTACCGCAAGAAGCACATGCAATGCATATTATGGAAGGTTTTTTACCAGTTGGTTGGAGTATTTTTTGGTATGTTGCTTTTGCACCATTCTTCATTTATGGATTGATGCAAATGAAAAAAATTGTTCAAGCTGATAAACAAAACAAAGTTTTATTAGCCTTGAGTGGTGCACTTATTTTTGTCTTATCCGCTTTAAAAATTCCATCAGTAACAGGATCAACTTCTCATCCAACTGGTGTTGGTTTAGGAACTGCTATTTTTGGGCCAGCTGTTATTAGTGTTTTAGGAACTATTTGTTTACTTTTCCAAGCTTTGTTCTTAGCTCATGGGGGAATTACAACATTAGGTGCTAATGCATTTTCTATGGCAGTTGTTGGACCCTTTGTCGGTTATGGTGTTTATCAACTTTGTAAAAAAATGAATACTAGTAAATCAGTTAGTTTGTTCATGTGTGCATTTATTGCTGATATCGCAACTTACTTGATGACTTCTATTCAATTAGGTATTGTCTTCCCAGATCCAAGTACAGGTATTATGGGAGCTGTTGTTAAATTCATGGGAGTATTCTTATTTACTCAAATTCCAATTGGTATTGCTGAAGGCTTATTAACTGTTGTTATCTATAACTTATTAACTTCTAGCCTGAAAGAACAAGGAGGAATTTTACGATGA
- a CDS encoding decarboxylating cobalt-precorrin-6B (C(15))-methyltransferase, translated as MKDSLFVRSKVPMTKEEIRTISLAKLNLKEATRFLDIGAGTGSISIEACVEYPNLQVTAIETKDIAVELILENKAKFGVENLEVIQGKAPLDMDEIFDSIFVGGSGGNLEDILSWSFDHLKPGGSLVLNFILLENATVAFKWFEDNDISYETVQVQVGNGTKLGSGHYFKPLNPVIIIEAKKEGK; from the coding sequence ATGAAGGATAGTTTATTTGTCAGATCAAAAGTTCCTATGACAAAAGAAGAGATAAGAACGATTAGTTTGGCTAAATTAAATTTAAAAGAAGCAACACGATTTTTAGATATTGGAGCAGGAACAGGTAGTATCTCCATTGAAGCGTGTGTTGAGTATCCAAATCTTCAAGTCACAGCAATCGAAACCAAGGATATTGCTGTTGAGTTGATTTTGGAAAACAAAGCCAAATTTGGCGTAGAAAATCTAGAAGTCATTCAAGGAAAAGCACCACTAGATATGGATGAAATCTTTGACAGTATTTTTGTTGGCGGTAGTGGCGGTAATTTAGAAGATATTTTAAGTTGGAGTTTTGACCATTTAAAACCAGGTGGTTCTTTGGTCTTGAATTTTATCTTACTTGAAAATGCCACAGTTGCCTTTAAATGGTTTGAAGACAATGACATATCTTATGAAACGGTTCAAGTTCAAGTAGGCAATGGAACAAAACTAGGGTCAGGGCATTATTTTAAACCTCTAAACCCAGTTATTATTATAGAAGCAAAGAAAGAAGGAAAGTAA
- the cobJ gene encoding precorrin-3B C(17)-methyltransferase: protein MLYVVGLGPGGHEQLSYEAKEAIINSEVIVGYVTYMKLVKDLVKGKELVHNGMRQEVERCQKAIDIAVEGKDVAVISSGDAGVYGMAGLILELMHKQNIDIPVKVVPGITASIGGAALLGAPLMNDFCHISLSDLMTPWEMIEKRLHAASSADFVICLYNPRSKGRPHHLKTALDIMKQYKSEDTVVGLAKDVGRPKEEMIITTIKDLDETLVDMTTVVIVGNKETYVSNGRMLTPRGYSL, encoded by the coding sequence ATGTTATACGTAGTAGGATTAGGACCAGGTGGACATGAGCAATTATCTTATGAGGCTAAAGAAGCTATTATTAATTCAGAAGTGATTGTAGGTTACGTTACTTATATGAAATTAGTAAAAGATTTAGTTAAAGGCAAAGAGCTAGTACATAATGGCATGCGCCAAGAAGTTGAAAGATGTCAAAAAGCAATTGATATTGCAGTAGAAGGAAAAGATGTTGCTGTTATTTCTAGTGGAGATGCAGGCGTTTATGGCATGGCTGGTTTAATTTTAGAATTAATGCATAAACAAAATATTGATATTCCGGTGAAAGTTGTTCCTGGAATCACAGCAAGTATTGGTGGAGCAGCACTTTTAGGTGCCCCTTTAATGAATGATTTTTGTCACATTAGTTTAAGTGACTTAATGACACCTTGGGAAATGATTGAAAAAAGATTACACGCAGCTTCATCTGCTGACTTTGTTATTTGTCTTTATAACCCAAGAAGTAAAGGTAGACCTCATCATTTGAAAACAGCTTTAGATATTATGAAACAATACAAGAGTGAAGATACGGTTGTTGGTCTTGCTAAAGATGTTGGTCGTCCTAAAGAAGAGATGATCATCACAACAATTAAAGATTTAGACGAAACTTTAGTTGATATGACAACTGTAGTTATTGTTGGAAATAAAGAGACTTATGTTTCTAATGGACGTATGTTAACACCTAGAGGTTATTCTTTATGA
- a CDS encoding energy-coupling factor ABC transporter substrate-binding protein, with product MKKNSKTKANIIMLLAIVVLVIGALLLQPKGEFEGSDGAAEEMITEIQPDYEPWFEPLIEPKSGEIESLLFTLQGSIGAAIIAYVIGFNKGKNKNVID from the coding sequence ATGAAAAAAAATAGTAAAACTAAAGCTAACATTATCATGCTTCTTGCTATTGTTGTATTAGTGATTGGAGCACTTTTACTACAACCAAAAGGTGAATTTGAAGGTTCAGATGGTGCAGCAGAAGAAATGATTACTGAAATTCAACCAGATTATGAACCTTGGTTTGAGCCATTAATCGAACCAAAAAGTGGGGAAATAGAAAGTTTATTATTTACGCTTCAAGGAAGTATTGGAGCAGCTATTATCGCTTATGTTATAGGCTTTAATAAAGGTAAAAATAAAAATGTTATTGATTGA
- a CDS encoding energy-coupling factor ABC transporter ATP-binding protein — MLKIENVCVSYDKKNQVLNDICMTFDTNTPIGIIGANGSGKSTLFQTIVGLLKPTKGKIIFNEKELDYKKKSLTEFRKNVGMVFQEPEQQMFYSIVEDDVAFALKNLAVSEDEIARRMNKAFDLLDIQHLRNKPIQYLSYGQKKRVAIASVIVLETEWILLDEPTAGLDPAGRGHMIEIIKRLISENKKVILSSHDMDLMYEVCEYFYVIKQGSLILEGTKDKIFLDRELLLDAKLEQPWLVKMHQQLDIPLYKDEDSFYKNSRVGG, encoded by the coding sequence ATGTTAAAAATTGAAAATGTTTGTGTTTCTTATGATAAGAAAAATCAGGTATTAAATGATATTTGTATGACGTTTGATACGAATACACCAATCGGTATCATAGGAGCCAATGGTTCAGGAAAATCTACTTTATTTCAAACGATTGTTGGTCTATTAAAGCCAACAAAAGGAAAGATTATTTTTAATGAAAAAGAGTTAGATTATAAGAAGAAAAGTTTAACTGAATTTCGTAAAAATGTAGGAATGGTTTTTCAGGAACCTGAACAGCAAATGTTTTATTCAATCGTTGAAGATGATGTGGCATTTGCCTTGAAGAACTTAGCTGTTTCAGAAGATGAGATTGCTAGGAGGATGAATAAAGCATTTGACTTGTTAGACATTCAACATTTAAGAAATAAACCAATTCAATATTTGAGCTATGGTCAAAAAAAACGTGTAGCCATTGCAAGTGTGATTGTTCTAGAGACAGAATGGATTTTGTTAGATGAGCCAACCGCAGGACTAGATCCTGCTGGTAGAGGACATATGATTGAAATTATTAAGCGATTAATTTCAGAAAATAAAAAAGTAATCCTATCAAGTCATGATATGGATTTAATGTATGAAGTATGTGAGTACTTTTATGTCATTAAACAAGGTTCCCTTATTTTAGAAGGAACGAAAGATAAAATATTTTTAGATAGAGAATTATTACTTGATGCTAAGTTGGAACAACCTTGGTTGGTTAAAATGCATCAACAATTAGATATTCCTCTTTATAAAGATGAGGACTCATTCTATAAAAATTCAAGAGTTGGGGGATAA